cTAATTATTCTGTTTTCTCATATACATTATTCTTATACTTAagacaatattatatatatatatatatatatatatatatatatatatatatatatatatatatataaacattaaattttttacatgtcTTAAactcatgaaattttaattttttttattaagtattatctttttgttgtccccctttaaataaaaatgttgccATGTTATTTTAATTGACTATAGTGGGTTTAGAACTAAAATATTAGGGGTTGTGTGATGGTGTGAGACATATctgatatatgttttttttttccttctgaaATAATTAAGgtattctaataattaaaagttatgagATTAATTTTTGAGAAGTGAAGTAAGTTTTATcactttcaataaaaaaaaattcatacgcAAGGAATTCAACTTTGTTGgtgatttatgttattttaaattttctttaaattggaGTCAAATTCTCGAAAGGGGTGATTTCATGTAAATGACGTAACTATAcgtgttgaattttgaattcCCTTTGACATTATGATAGGTCTTAGATCTGGTCATGTTGCTCTTTTGGGACATTGAGCGCCTTGGTCTTATTCTTTACTATTAGATTTGATCAATGCATGTGCGATGATGCATGAGAAAAATACGAAAAACCatacattgaataaaataattttcatttttatacatTAGAAACTTTTTTCAAATCTTCTGCTAGGTATGAGAAAACTGATGATTGGATAAGCTCAGGATCAAAGTCATTTTGTTCCAACTATGGTTAAATGAATTGCTATATTTTAACAACACCCTTCTAGTTATTGAAAAACTTGTACAAACggtataattttattgttatatatgatttacttgcataaaataaacacaactgaaaataaaaagaaatatttgtctttatttattcattttcaaatattattttctaaatttgatcaatctcaatttatgttattaatacaatttttgtaatatttatatatttgaattttgtaaatttgagttttaacgtaatatattaaataaatgtactatattgataattatttatttaaatataaaaaaaccagTAATTGCTGGTACGTGAGCTTGAAATTCTgaacataaaattcaatatgTCATTGTCATGTGagcaactgtttttttttttcattggcaAAAAGtaattgttaatttgtgagTGAGTGAGAGGGATTTTATTTCTCCCTTACATATCTTTACATCTTTACGTTGATAACTTTACATAATTTAACCCAATGTGACATTGTGGATTTTAGTAGAAATTAAACTTTGCATGTAAAATTGTACTACTGTAGACAATAACAGCTTCCCAACCCACACGTGGCGCAGATAAGCTGTCACGGAGTATTATTAAAATGCTTCTGCTGCAAAGCCAACATTGCTATTATTCAAATGAAGTAACTTGACCCATATGCCAGCAATGAATTCAGTGCCAGTGCATTCACTTCCAAAATCGGACACCCCAATTGCTTCATGTTATGTAAACCCTACGTCATAATGTTACTTCTCCTGTAAACAATGCATATCATGTGTATAGAAAAATGATTTAGTGTCAaggatatatatgtataataaatattgCTACTGTTCAGAATATAATGaatctttctatttttactttttaaagaatactataattttatattctctttctatattattaaatttgcatgcaatgacataaaaaattatataatttaaacaaataatttaaacatcatttatatgattatttttcttgattgGATCttacgaattttttttttgaacatgtTGACTAaagaatcaataaattaaataatttcactAAAAGTCAaggtataattatattaataatatcaaacattatattttctaataattttagttttgttttgttaataaattcTTTAAGAATACCAACATTAATTTAAGTGAAATCAgatttgatttctcataaggtATCATGtctttgagaaaaaaaagtaattaaagatGGTTAATCAAATTTATTGACAAATATCATTCATCAACAAAACTGATAAAATACAATATGATTAACatagaaaatatttaacaaCATATATTAACAACCTTTCTTCTATATACGAAAGAAAAGGTTTTGACCCTTTGACAAACACTGTCCAACAAAAGTTATTTTGATATTAGCTACCTCAcctatttgattttgattaagaGGCCATTACTAAAACTAGTGTGCGGCAAGATCAAGATCCAACTACTGTGATGCCAACCACAAGATTAGCATAAATACTAGGTTGAATAAATGAGGGGAATTTATTTGGCTACCGATTTTTTAATGGTCTCCACAAATTGATAGTtccatttttcaaatattagttCGTTGCTGATTAGTGATTAGTAACCGGTTGCAAATTGGAAACCGCGATTTTGTCTTATAAGCTACACAATATAACATACCACTCTCAAACGATGATGTGATGAGAAGAGCCCAATTTATGGTCTAAGACAGTCTTATTTAAGCCATTGACTGTGAAATTGGAGAAGCACCAGAAATATGGATCCGAGAGCATCTTCTCTGAGAGCTAATTGACTGTTAGGCCCAGCTTCGCTTTCATGGAATGATTCCTACTTGTTATGTTTTGTTTTccaccaaaaagaaaagaaaaactacttTTACATTATTCGGATGACAAAATTAGGAAATAAGTAAGAAAAAGTTAACCATAATATCCAAATTTTTGTTCTACATTCTAGTTTTGTTGAAAATGCTTCATACtttcatctaaaaaaaaaaagaaaatccttcTTCTTGCATCTTGTTGGctgttttattttggttcagACAAAAAACTATTGGCTCAAAATGATGGAAGAGGAAGTCCCATCAGAGGAGTCTTTCTTGGGGGCCTATGGAAGTTGAAAGAGTCCATGACAAAAAGGGAAGAAACACGTTAATTTTGTAGACAtggaatatttgaattttatcccatgaatcttaagaaaaaaagaatttgatctGGATTGAAATTTAGCGAAAGCAAAAATGTTATGAATGATATCAAATCGTGTATTAATGAAAGTAtcatattattgattttatggTCAAAATGCTAATAACAAAAAGGAGTCAATTAAATCAAAAAGTAGTTGAGCTGGATTGAGATAGGCTCTACCCTAATATTAATCAagttaacaatattttaaacaatacGATCCAGTGTCATAGGAAAAGCCCAATCCAATATGAAAAATACTCATTGGATCTATTAAACAAAGAAAGACTTAAATAAATTCGAATCAAATCCTCAGCATATTGTTGAGCCTCAAACATTCAGCTAACTAACTAAATGAGAGTGTAATCACTCTACTTTCACTAACAGATGGAACAAGCCGAGACCAGTAAGAAGCCAATAATCCATTACAAACAAAAGGAAGTTGAGTACGTGTTTAGTTTAGCCTTACGAAATTAATTctgaatttataattaattttaaatatatttttatatgtttgattttttatggaaaagaattaaaattgattttgggtcTATAATTGATTCCGGATAACATCCAAACATAAATcgcattactttaaaattaactttaaccacaatcaattttatcaactttTATCCAAACGCACGCTGAATACATGTTTAGTTTAgtgttagaaaattaattctaaattcataattaattttgaatatatttctatatatttgatttctcaatgaaaaataattcaaaattgattttggatttaaaattgattctggactaaagtaattttaaaagaacTTCTACATTgaatccaaaattttatatttaattttactcataacttgattttataataaaacatccaaacataaatcatattacttcaaaatcaattttaaccacGATAAATTTTACCAaccctcatccaaacacacggTGAATTGGGTAAAATATGGTTGCACATACTAATTTAAAGGATTACATTTATACCTACCCAACTATTACATGCCAGCATACTAACTTCCGGTGCATATAACTTTACTGGACAgtttatacaataaaataaaatatacataatgGTTAAGAATGTTACATAGGTGGAAAATACTTCCTTCCAAGCCAGATATCACTCTTCTAGTCTTCTGTGGTGTTAAATACTGGAGCTAGTCACGGTTATTCACACGCCATGAAACAATACAAACATGTATGATGCCTATGTTATGTATACCACTGCCCGTATGTTCATATACATTGCCGAACCACTATCTAACAATTGGGTCAAGAGCCTCTGATAAACCATGACATCAAGTGGGGGACTCGGCCAGAAGAAGAGTATGCCACCAACCACAAGCAACATTTTTGGGTACACAACCTTCAATGATGACTTCAGAAGGAATGTTTCGGTCAATTACGTCACCGAGGCCCAGCTGCAACGCCCAGAAATCACAACTTAGAAGAGATGATTCCACGACAATGTTACTAATACCCAACACTACTCCTAACTTAAAATAAATGTGGTCAGATAGAAAATTCCAATAGTGTTCGCAGtttaaaagatgaaataaaaagatatttgtaTAACGGTAGTGTGATATAATCACCTGTCCATATTTGTTCCATCCCCAGCAGAAAACTTTTCCACCCTCTTGAAGAacagaaacaaaagaaagaaaactaattAGAATCTATAAAAATTAGACATGCCAATTTACATACATGTTTTTAATtgccaataaaataaaaaaaattcaacaacacTTATTCACAAGACCTTGATAACTATTGCAAAAGTAAAAACAGTAATGTACTATATGAATTTAAAGTTTTGCCAGCAATCTTATTCGGCATGATATTTAACTAATTCATGATAAACCCTCTCCaaggatttttcagttttaCTAGCACCATTGTCATTAAATGACTTCAATAATGGAAGCCTAACTTGACTAGGCAGCTATGAAAATGACATAAGCAGGTGTATAGTGTTTATAGGATGGTATACCTGTTACTAAAGCAGTGTGGCGAGCACCGCAAGATATATTCTTTGCACGCAAATTATCCAAACTCGGAGAATCCAGTAGTCTTGGTAGAGTCTGCTTAAAAATTGaagttaacaattaaaaaactgAAATTACAGATTGCCTCTTATAGAATTGTCAATACCACATGCTTAACAGGTCTTTCAGTGACATCAATATTTATGATGAATGCACAATCACAGTACACTGGTGATTGATATAATCtagtaattatgttttgttttagCGACAAACTGAGTAGTGAATCTATGGGATGACACTAATTACAGCATACCTCAGCTTGATCAGCACCAGTTCCCAACTGCCCAAACTGATTCTCACCAAATGCATACACATCACCATCAGCAGATGTACAGACTGTATGCCACAGTCCTGCAGCAACTCTCTCTATGTGGATACCCAATATGGAAGATACACAAGTTGGGCTTAGTTCATCATCGGTAATTCCTTGCCCACACTTGATAAAAAACAAGATGACATAAATAAAGTATAGTGAACAACACCATGCATTGACCAACAGGTGACAAGAAATATGAAATATTGTAAAGGAATAGAATAGATAATCCCTTGTTAGAGTGAACCACATCTTCAACATCTACATTGCTTTTGTCCACCATATTCTACTTTACCTTCAGATTGATCCTTAAGAATGGTTAGGGGATGACAGTATCCAAGCAGTTCTGTAGATGAATATATTTCAACCAAGTATAGTATAATTTAGTTCGGTTCACGTGTACGATAAATACTTCCACAATCTCAGGCAAGTGAAAGCAAAATTTTAATCAGGTACGAGTTGCACTTCACATTTTTCACAGTACCAAGGAAGTATTAGATTGAAAAATAAACAACAGGATGTTGGTgacatgacatgcaaagtgaagTAATTCTGAGCATGGTGTGCTCCTCATTATCAAGGGTCACCCTATTATCTGATAACATCTGAATGATAAAAGgactggaaaaaaaaagtaaaactaatTTCTCATGAAAATAAATTCAACGCCAAATTGGAGCTGGACAAGAGAGGGTTTAAGTTCAGTGGCTTACAAGAATACTGCATCAGAATGGGATTTTCTAATATTAGGATTTAGGAACCATGCGAGCAAACTACAGGGTTGCAAACATCagaagattttatttacaatagATACTGACAAAAATTGCTAAAATGGAAAAGCTCTGGAAGTTTGATCTGTTATAACATACCCAATACATCAAAAGTCTTTTCTACAGagccatgaaaaaaaaaattgggaataTGCAGGTGACAGTATATAATTACTAATTCAGCAAGTTTCATTGCCAAATAGAATATGAACTTGCAGTAgtacaaaataatattctagTTCACTTTAAATTTTACCTGTCCATAGAGTCCCCAACCAAAAGTAAGCAAGGCTCCAGCATCTGTCAGCTCAACAGATAGATATTCCAATATTAGCACATATGAATTTACCAAAGATAACATATAAGAGATTTTGGAAACAAAATAAGCTAACTAAGCAAGTTTCTATGATACTGATAGTATAAATTAACTCCTAATCTAGTATCCAACACAACAGTATTTATAGATAATTATTTTCACAAGTCTATGGATATTTTGTTAAGATATTATTTCTCCTTCTTGTCAAATCATACAATTCCTGGCCAGTCCATTCCATCCATTAAGAAACTAGGTTTCTCCTTCTAAACAGTAAACACCACTAAGCACAACATTTAACACCAGGTAGGTAAATTACAACATTATAAACAAAGCATATGGATGTTTTCATTTTAGGTTCTTTAAAGTAACTAAAATGCAGTCCAGTTGAGTTGCTGAATAGACCGACACATATGTACCTGTAATTACTGCACTATGTCGACCTCCGCAAGCAATTCTCTTTATATAACTTCCAGGAACTCTAAAAGTTTGTCCCTCTGAATCCATGTTTCCTCGAGCCAGTGTAGCAGATCTATCTTTACTATAATAAGAGGAATCAATACAAGGAACAAGATGAGGAGTGGAAACCATGCGTATTCTGGAACCCAAACCAAGCTGCCCTTCACCTCCATAGCCCCAAGCCCACACCAGTCCTGTATCTGAAACTCTCAGAAAACTAGAATCAATGATAAGTCTTAGACATCATAGTTGATGCTTCAACCAAACCACGCTACACAATGGGAAGAGTAACATACATAAAATCTTAGATTTATGTGTAAAAATACTCCATAAAAAGGTCCTGTACCTGATAACGCTAGCGTATGACGTCCACCAGCAGCAACACTAGCTATCCTTATCCCTGGATTTAGTGTGACTAGACACGGGAATGCTGTCAGACTATCATCACTGGATGACGAGCTTTCAGCTGTTTGCTTTGCTGAAGACACTCTCCTTCGCTTTGTACTTTCTTCTCCACTGTTACTGGAGGCAGTACCTCCAGTAGATCTTGAGCCTTGAGAACGAGGGCTCACTATTGCAAAACAACTCCAAATCAGTCACCAAGAACAAGGGCTCATGGTCCCCCCCAGGGAGGGATCATTGGAGGAAGTACATCCAGGTGGGGAATGAGGGTTCATCATAGAGGGTAAAACCATaaaaccttttttcttctttcttttcagattcCAAAGATTCTATCATATATCCCCCACTCCTTTTTTGGTGCACCTTGGCATGCTTAGACCTCTCCTTGGGAGGGACGGCTAGCTGTACATAAACGGTCATCATAAAGAGGTCAAACATACCTTGCTCTGTGGACACTTGACTATGCCTTCCTGGCACATCTTTCTCAAGACTTACCCCTGTTGATGGTTCACCAAATACCCTCCCAGAGGGAATACATTCTTTCCATCCCCATGTATAAACTGCTCCATGTTCTGCtaaggaaaaacaaaacatatttataGATTGATACTCAAAAGAAAACTTTGCTTAATGGAAAAGACATAAAACTCTTTCCCAATAGGATGATAttgttgaatttatttttgacGTTACTTTCTAAAGCAATATGAAAAGGCCATTTAGAAAATCAAAACTAGAGGTTCTATTTTAGTTTAGGCCTTCTCCTTTTAGTCTCCATCTcgtttcttcttcatcttcattttctctCAGGGAGGCATGGTAAGGAAATCCACCTTACCTGTTACAGCAACACAATGAGCCCATCCTGCTGCAGCTTTTACAATAGAGGCTTCCGTTGGAAGAGGGAAAGGCTCTGGAGTTTCCTTtataaataaacaagaaaagttAGTTTGttggcaaagaaaaaaagagataaaaagagagagaaaactgGGTCATTCTATTCTATACATAGTTATGCATTACCCCATGCTTGCCAGAAGTCACATAGCTTTGGCCTAGATCATCTGTTGAGCCCCATGTGATGAGCTTCCCCGATTCTGATTAAGGACGTGCACGTGAGCAATGGTGAATgctttatacaaataaaatggTAAAAGAAAACAAGCGAATAGAGAGATAAAGGAACCAAATACGTACACACGAgcattgaaagaaaaaacatgGCCTTAACCCCAAATACAcccaattaaattatttagaaCAACATCAACACAAGGAAGTATTACAATGCATTCCATAAGAATGAGGAGCAAGAGATTGGCAAAAAGTAGTCTCAAAGTGAGACAGTAGTGAAAACCTTACAAAATTCCAAACAACCTGTCAAACTTATCTACTTGGATTTGAGTATTTAACCAACCTAACAAAATACGACCCCATCAAAGTTCAAAAGCAATactttatttaatcaaattcaaattataaaaaaaaatacaaaaatcacTGTTCAGTCAGACACAACTTAAGAGAAAGAGCCCCCTACAAAAACTTGGGTAAAATGTTATTTAGATACTTCAATTTCGGTCAAAATTGGTTTTAATCCCAATATATAAACTTCATCTTTCTTTATAACTTAGAATAGTTGGATGAGAgatgaaattcactaattatcAATAATACGAACAccaaaattattacttttaaaatataggaAGTAAGACCAATTTTGACCGAAAACTgatacagaaaaaaaataaaaactccaATGAGAATAAAATCAGAGAATGAAGCTGAAGCTGCTGAACTGAGTTGATTTTCTGCTTCACCCTTCCATCAACAGAGCTCAACAACTTGCCCTAAACCTGCTTAATTTTCAAATCCAAACCAtttttgaagaaacaaaaggGACCAACCAGACCACATGGAAAACAAAGCctccaattcttttttttttttttaaaaaaaaaagagcaaaggAACAGTGACACACCAGATATAGCAATAGCGAATCCACAGCCACCGCCGCAAACATCATTCCAAGAGTAATCACACGGCGGAACCCTAACGGCAACCGGCGTCAAGAGGGGCGTCCTCTGCGGCAGAGCTCCGGGAAGGTAGCCCCACATGTAAAGCACTGTCTGCAATGCCCCTTCCTCGCTTCCCCCACCATTATTGATGGCCATTCCCACTTCCAATTCCAAAGGTcaacaacacaacacaaacacTGTCacacactttttattttctggCCGTTTCTTCTcgttgaagagagagaaagaggagcTTTTGTTTGTGTCTGCCTTTGTTACTTCGGAGTTTGGAGTGGCCAACACATAAAACGAACGAATCATTTTCAGCGGAAGGAGGGTGCCACGTCGGATGCCCACGTGGTTGCTCTTCCACGTGGCGTCGTGCTGCCCGCTAGATTCCTCCGCCATTTCTAGCCACGAGTTCCCGCCGAAGTTTCTGAAAGGGCACGCGCGTTCTGTGATACCGTGTTCACTCATTTTGTCGCCACGTGTTTGATGTAAGTAAAATCTCCAATCATGTGTCGCCACGTGGCATTTTGGAGACCCGTAATGGAAAACACATCATCATTTAcctagtgaaaaaaattatttgatgaaaTGCTGAACTTTATAATGATGTTTGTAAGAGTTGTCATGCatgaatacataaaattatttggaATAGAGTTATATTATAGGCAAGTAAATTAATGACTTAATGTCAATTTTCATCTTtcgtaattattttattttggtttattaaattttaaacgtttaattttaattatttatgtttctgaaattttattttaattcatttttgtgtttttcatcaacaaatttattacttaattaagttttaaattttaaaataattaatttaatatctttgAGAACCCAGGAATCTCTTTGAGAACCCAACCCCAAAGAAGCCTGCTTATGCAACGTATCTCTTAAACTTAAACCCCCAAAGAAAAACCCTCTCCccaagaagcaaaagaacacCCACTAATCCAATCGTTTATCGGATTATATTGATCGATACAATAACTATGAACATTCAAAtcaagttaatttaattattttaaactgatttggttaattgatttttatacTTAACATTCCAACCAattgaaatattataattaaataatttttttacatgcattaacatataattaaaattttatataaaatagacgacaaatgaagataaaaattgaaaaaatataatgatatatttttgtcTTAACGCGATGATCAAAACCAACCCGATTCAATCTTTATTAGATTGCTATGGTTCAGATTAACTCTAAGAAAAACTTATACcaaaccaattcaattaaacatGACTAGTTTGAGTTTGATTTTACCTTAGACTTAAATCAATCTAACTCATGAACACCCAATACACTTTCAAACTCCCCACTTTCTCAattaacacacttttttttttttattctctcttctctcattaTCTCCATAAATAACTTATGAGCTAATTAAATGttcctttataaaaaatattattaattggtGCGACTTTTATTtgtagttagtttttttttgtgttttccaTACttgtaacaagaaaaaaataattatttgtaggGATTAAAATTCTAGttacttaataattttatcaaatattaaaaaaattaaaaaatctatttaaaaaaattcgtaCCCAAAATGATGCTATTTGTGAGATTAATTAttgttacttcttttttttgtctttgattaGATATCTGTTGGATAGCATTTATTTACTCAGTTTCAAATATATTGTtctgtatatttattttagttttaaaaaacgaATAATAACAAtcagtttaaaaaatttataaatgatattctttttcttaattgcCACTTTTTCATTGAATCACTATTTAGTTACGGACAAAAAGATTTCTCATTTGATTCTCACGTATTAATGCACCAAAACAAATTATTCCCATGTGTTTTTGGTATATATAGCAAACATTATCACACAAATATTATGACGCATGGTTTcttcaagaaaaaatttaaagaaaaaacagagaATATGCATTTTCTATTAAGCCAGATTGCGTTTTCTTCTTGTCCTTTTCTCCTTCCTTTTGCATGTTGAGCTACTTTCAGCCTGTGCCTTCATGAACTTTCTCTTTTCTCCcccattttttctttattactgTGCTCCTGCTCCTTAGTTAGTTCTGTGTGTACACAGTGCCAATAGTGACCACAATTCAGAAATCTGATTTATTTTTTGGAGGGTATCCTCCAAAACTCTCTGTTACCAAGATTTTGTGAGAGATAccttaagatgattttttgtaGCACAGCACAGTTAAGAATCACTCATGAAGGTGTCATATATGTGCACACGAGTACAAAACATATAcgcattaattttgtatatataacaGTTTTGACGTTGGTTACACCCACGCTCTCTCTTTGGCCACGAATAAGATTCAGTTAGACAGTTACACAATCATTTTGTGTCGTTGTTAAAGGTTTTAATCACAGACCACAACCACAAATAAGAAATAACATTTTGTTGCATAACGATGAAATGCCCACacaaactttttaataaaaaaaccagTCTGATTAGTTGGCTTGACAGGGATCTTCAAGTTCTACAGCCTtcttgattttg
The genomic region above belongs to Glycine max cultivar Williams 82 chromosome 14, Glycine_max_v4.0, whole genome shotgun sequence and contains:
- the LOC100778718 gene encoding ultraviolet-B receptor UVR8 isoform X1 — its product is MAINNGGGSEEGALQTVLYMWGYLPGALPQRTPLLTPVAVRVPPCDYSWNDVCGGGCGFAIAISESGKLITWGSTDDLGQSYVTSGKHGETPEPFPLPTEASIVKAAAGWAHCVAVTAEHGAVYTWGWKECIPSGRVFGEPSTGVSLEKDVPGRHSQVSTEQVSPRSQGSRSTGGTASSNSGEESTKRRRVSSAKQTAESSSSSDDSLTAFPCLVTLNPGIRIASVAAGGRHTLALSDTGLVWAWGYGGEGQLGLGSRIRMVSTPHLVPCIDSSYYSKDRSATLARGNMDSEGQTFRVPGSYIKRIACGGRHSAVITDAGALLTFGWGLYGQCGQGITDDELSPTCVSSILGIHIERVAAGLWHTVCTSADGDVYAFGENQFGQLGTGADQAETLPRLLDSPSLDNLRAKNISCGARHTALVTEGGKVFCWGWNKYGQLGLGDVIDRNIPSEVIIEGCVPKNVACGWWHTLLLAESPT
- the LOC100778718 gene encoding ultraviolet-B receptor UVR8 isoform X2 translates to MAINNGGGSEEGALQTVLYMWGYLPGALPQRTPLLTPVAVRVPPCDYSWNDVCGGGCGFAIAISESGKLITWGSTDDLGQSYVTSGKHGETPEPFPLPTEASIVKAAAGWAHCVAVTEHGAVYTWGWKECIPSGRVFGEPSTGVSLEKDVPGRHSQVSTEQVSPRSQGSRSTGGTASSNSGEESTKRRRVSSAKQTAESSSSSDDSLTAFPCLVTLNPGIRIASVAAGGRHTLALSDTGLVWAWGYGGEGQLGLGSRIRMVSTPHLVPCIDSSYYSKDRSATLARGNMDSEGQTFRVPGSYIKRIACGGRHSAVITDAGALLTFGWGLYGQCGQGITDDELSPTCVSSILGIHIERVAAGLWHTVCTSADGDVYAFGENQFGQLGTGADQAETLPRLLDSPSLDNLRAKNISCGARHTALVTEGGKVFCWGWNKYGQLGLGDVIDRNIPSEVIIEGCVPKNVACGWWHTLLLAESPT